From Brassica oleracea var. oleracea cultivar TO1000 chromosome C3, BOL, whole genome shotgun sequence, a single genomic window includes:
- the LOC106330484 gene encoding octapeptide-repeat protein T2-like, which yields MRREAERSGEVARNGEAERGGEKRRGGERRRDAERGGEKRRGGEKGREVERSDEAARGGETRREAVRRGEVARRGERWREAERRRDGEDDREASVVSVVDFTGGNTTKQTQSPCSSPLKREAERPKRF from the coding sequence ATGCGGAGAGAGGCGGAAAGAAGCGGAGAGGTCGCGAGAAACGGAGAGGCGGAGAGAGGTGGAGAGAAGCGACGAGGCGGCGAGAGGAGGAGAGACGCGGAGAGAGGCGGTGAGAAGAGGAGAGGTGGCGAGAAGGGGAGAGAGGTGGAGAGAAGCGACGAGGCGGCGAGAGGAGGAGAGACGCGGAGAGAGGCGGTGAGAAGAGGAGAGGTGGCGAGAAGGGGAGAGAGGTGGAGAGAAGCGGAGAGGCGGAGAGACGGAGAGGATGATAGAGAAGCTTCGGTGGTTTCCGTCGTTGATTTCACCGGAGGGAACACAACGAAGCAGACACAATCGCCATGTTCTTCGCCGTTGAAGAGAGAGGCGGAGAGACCAAAAAGATTTTAG